From a region of the Pogona vitticeps strain Pit_001003342236 chromosome 7, PviZW2.1, whole genome shotgun sequence genome:
- the ATP13A2 gene encoding polyamine-transporting ATPase 13A2 isoform X1, with amino-acid sequence MSSGSRRLQAGRPSVYRTFQPHPPKSCMDVCGYQRRPWKVALCHVFSVLMVGLPLVLFHWKPRFEVQAKCSRCPLRKADWVVIRDPFGQYFTARVQTEEMEEGSLEHQRDDGRGSVAVGVTDDGEETRDTVGLHQEAKNILRYYLFEGLRYIWIEKWQVFCKASVLNDNWTCSDIHLSHCGLSIEEQVARLTLLMLSTFSRRKLYGPNLIDVPVKPYIQLLRDEILNPFYIFQIFSIILWLCEEYYSYASCILVISAFSIGISLYQTRKQTVTLRNMVKMSVCVRICRAPGEEVSVSSIDLVPGDCFVVPVDGLLVPCDAVLISGECLVNESMLTGESVPLTKTPLPKGAPAASPVYSPEEHKRHTLFCGTQVLQARSYLGAEVLAVVTRTGFFTAKGDLISSMLFPKPVHFKFYKDAGKFVAFLAILAALGTTYSIIILIKNKVPLGQIITRALDIVTVVVPPALPAAMTVGAIYAQTRLKQDGIFCISPPRINLSGKVHLVCFDKTGTLTEDGLDVWGVVPQDNNCFLPLVCEPYGLAPGPLLHCLASCHSISLLGGQPVGDPLDLKMLESTGWTQEEIEDPEGEAGVAQLFGTRAQVLMKPPEQEKEPHSRDSPRPLAVLRRFAFSSSLQRMSVLVRPPGVGPTEAYMKGAPETVASLCTQASVPADFSPTLRRFTSDGFRVLGLAHKILAATRTFEDAQEATRDSVECEMTFLGLLVMKNVLKSETAPVIHLLRSAQIRTVMVTGDNMLTAVNVAKSSRMVEVEEQVVFANAAPPGQGQPAALKFIPAEPPEESYQREGGCFPKQNGCHFALNGKSFAVLCEHFPELLPKILVRATIFARMLPDQKTLLVQKLQDLSYCVAMCGDGANDCGALKAADVGISLSEAEASVASPFTSRTANIECVPVILREGRCSLVTSFGVFKYMALYSLVQFVSVLLLYTINTNLGDLQFLFFDLIITTTVAALMGKTAPAKHLGPQRPQGTLLSVVVLGSLLLQTGLIIAIQVISYFITVSQSWYVPLNKTVTAPHNLPNYENTVLFCISGFQYLTLAVAMSKGHPFRKPLYTNVVFLIALILLFGLMIWLTLYPLSFMKSWLQLKDISDLNFKAILLGMATLHFFLAFVLETGLDHGLLSSLRALRRKRSPKKLFKRLERELSHQQPPWPPFHEALFANSKISIASR; translated from the exons GTAGCCGTCGCCTCCAAGCAGGCCGCCCCTCTGTGTACAGGACCTTCCAGCCACACCCGCCCAAATCCTGTATG gACGTGTGCGGCTACCAAAGGAGGCCGTGGAAGGTTGCGCTCTGCCATGTCTTCTCGGTGCTCATGGTGGGCTTGCCGCTTGTCCTCTTTCACTGGAAACCACGGTTCGAAGTCCAGGCCAAATGCAGCCGTTGCCCACTTCGGAAGGCCGATTGGGTGGTGATCAGA GATCCCTTTGGTCAGTATTTCACAGCCAGGGTCCAAACAGAGGAGATGGAGGAAGGCAG CCTTGAGCACCAAAGAGATGACGGAAGAGGCAGCGTTGCTGTTGGAGTGACAGATGATGGCGAGGAAACCCGAGACACTGTTGGGCTCCACCAGGAGGCA AAAAACATCCTTCGATACTATCTCTTTGAAGGTTTGCGCTACATCTGGATTGAGAAATGGCAGGTGTTTTGCAAGGCCAG TGTGTTAAATGATAACTGGACATGTTCAGATATCCACCTCTCGCACTGTGGGCTGAGTATCGAAGAACAGGTTGCACG CCTAACCCTCCTCATGCTCTCCACCTTTTCCAGGAGAAAGCTCTATGGACCAAATTTAATTGATGTCCCAGTGAAGCCTTACATCCAGCTGCTGAGGGATGAG ATTTTGAACCCATTCTACATCTTCCAGATATTCAGTATCATCCTGTGGTTGTGTGAAGAATACTACTCCTATGCCAGTTGCATCTTGGTCATCTCCGCCTTCTCCATAGGGATCTCTCTCTACCAGACAAGGAAG CAAACGGTCACCCTAAGGAACATGGTGAAGATGTCTGTCTGTGTGAGGATCTGCAGAGCTCCCGGGG aggAAGTGTCGGTGAGTTCCATAGACCTTGTGCCTGGTGACTGCTTTGTGGTGCCCGTGGATGGGTTGCTGGTTCCTTGCGATGCCGTCTTGATCTCCGGTGAATGCCTGGTCAACGAAAGCATGCTTACTG gaGAGAGCGTGCCGCTGACGAAGACCCCTCTGCCCAAAGGCGCCCCGGCAGCCAGCCCCGTCTACTCCCCTGAGGAGCACAAGCGCCACACCCTCTTCTGTGGGACTCAGGTCCTCCAGGCCCGCTCCTACCTAGGTGCTGAGGTGCTGGCCGTGGTAACTCGGACAG GCTTCTTCACAGCTAAAGGAGACCTCATCAGCTCTATGCTTTTCCCCAAGCCagtgcattttaaattttataagGATGCAGGGAAGTTTGTTGCCTTCCTTGCCATCTTGG CTGCTCTTGGTACTACCTACAGCATTATCATCTTAATTAAAAACAAG GTTCCCCTTGGGCAGATTATCACCCGCGCCTTGGACATTGTGACCGTGGTGGTGCCTCCTGCTTTGCCGGCTGCAATGACCGTTGGCGCCATCTACGCCCAGACACGCCTGAAGCAGGATGGCATCTTCTGCATCAGCCCTCCCCGGATCAACCTTTCTGGGAAAGTTCACCTGGTCTGCTTTGATAAG ACAGGGACCCTAACGGAGGACGGACTGGATGTCTGGGGCGTCGTCCCCCAGGATAATAACTGCTTCCTCCCCCTCGTCTGTGAGCCGTACGGCCTGGCACCGGGGCCCCTCCTCCATTGCCTGGCCTCCTGCCACTCCATCTCCCTGCTTGGGGGTCAGCCTGTTGGGGACCCTCTTGACCTCAAGATGCTGGAATCCACTGGATGG ACCCAGGAGGAGATTGAAGATCCAGAAGGGGAGGCAGGAGTGGCCCAGCTTTTTGGGACAAGAGCCCAGGTCTTGATGAAGCCCCCAGAGCAGGAAAAGGAGCCTCACAGCAGG GACTCCCCACGACCCCTGGCTGTTCTGCGCCGCTTcgccttttcctcctcccttcaAAGAATGAGCGTGCTGGTGAGACCCCCAGGCGTTGGCCCCACGGAGGCCTACATGAAAGGAGCCCCAGAGACGGTGGCCAGTCTCTGCACGCAAGCATCAG TCCCTGCAGATTTCTCCCCGACCCTGCGACGTTTTACCAGTGACGGGTTCCGTGTTCTGGGCCTGGCCCACAAGATCTTGGCTGCCACCAGGACTTTCGAAGATGCCCAGGAAGCAACAAG GGACTCTGTGGAGTGTGAGATGACCTTCCTTGGGCTTCTGGTGATGAAAAACGTCCTCAAATCAGAAACGGCTCCTGTGATCCACTTGCTGCGCAGCGCTCAGATCCGGACAGTCATGGTCACAG GGGACAACATGCTCACTGCTGTGAACGTGGCCAAGAGCAGCCGgatggtggaggtggaggagcaggtGGTCTTTGCCAATGCAGCCCCTCCTGGCCAGGGTCAGCCAGCGGCACTCAAGTTCATCCCTGCTGAGCCGCCAGAG GAGTCATACCAGCGGGAAGGCGGCTGCTTCCCAAAGCAGAACGGGTGCCACTTCGCCTTGAATGGAAAGTCCTTCGCTGTGCTTTGTGAGCACTTCCCAGAACTCCTGCCGAAG ATACTAGTCCGGGCCACCATTTTTGCCCGGATGCTTCCTGATCAAAAAACACTCTTAGTTCAGAAATTGCAAGACTTGAG CTACTGTGTGGCCATGTGTGGAGACGGTGCCAACGACTGTGGGGCACTGAAAGCGGCTGATGTGGGGATCTCCCTCTCCGAAGCGGAGGCCTCTGTCGCATCCCCCTTCACTTCCAGAACAGCCAACATTGAGTGTGTCCCAGTCATCCTACG GGAAGGGAGATGTTCCTTGGTCACCTCTTTTGGAGTTTTCAAGTACATGGCCCTCTACAGCCTTGTCCAGTTTGTCTCGGTGCTCCTACTCTATACG ATTAACACCAACCTCGGCGATCTGCAGTTCTTATTCTTCGACCTGATCATCACGACCACCGTGGCTGCCCTGATGGGCAAGACGGCCCCCGCGAAGCACCTGGGCCCCCAGCGCCCACAAGGCACTCTCCTCAGCGTGGTTGTCCTGGGCAGCCTTCTCCTGCAGACGGGGCTCATCATTGCCATCCAGGTCATCAGCTACTTCATCACCGTCTCCCAGTCCTG GTATGTTCCACTCAACAAGACGGTGACAGCCCCTCACAACCTCCCCAATTATGAAAACACCGTACTGTTCTGCATCTCAGGATTTCAGTATCTCACCCTAGCTGTGGCCATGTCAAAAGGCCACCCCTTCCGCAAGCCACTCTACACAAATG TGGTGTTCTTAATCGCCTTGATACTTCTTTTTGGCCTCATGATCTGGCTCACCCTCTACCCACTGAGTTTCATGAAAAGCTGGTTACAACTGAAGGACATCAGTGACCTCAACTTCAAGGCGATCTTGCTTGGGATGGCCACGCTCCACTTCTTCTTGGCCTTTGTGCTGGAG ACTGGTTTGGACCATGGCCTGCTCAGCAGTTTACGGGCGCTGCGGCGTAAGAGGTCACCCAAGAAGCTCTTCAAGAGGCTGGAACGAGAGTTGAGCCACCAGCAGCCCCCTTGGCCACCCTTCCATGAAGCCCTCTTTGCCAACAGCAAAATTTCCATTGCTTCCAGATGA
- the ATP13A2 gene encoding polyamine-transporting ATPase 13A2 isoform X2 has translation MSSGSRRLQAGRPSVYRTFQPHPPKSCMDVCGYQRRPWKVALCHVFSVLMVGLPLVLFHWKPRFEVQAKCSRCPLRKADWVVIRDPFGQYFTARVQTEEMEEGSLEHQRDDGRGSVAVGVTDDGEETRDTVGLHQEAKNILRYYLFEGLRYIWIEKWQVFCKASVLNDNWTCSDIHLSHCGLSIEEQVARRKLYGPNLIDVPVKPYIQLLRDEILNPFYIFQIFSIILWLCEEYYSYASCILVISAFSIGISLYQTRKQTVTLRNMVKMSVCVRICRAPGEEVSVSSIDLVPGDCFVVPVDGLLVPCDAVLISGECLVNESMLTGESVPLTKTPLPKGAPAASPVYSPEEHKRHTLFCGTQVLQARSYLGAEVLAVVTRTGFFTAKGDLISSMLFPKPVHFKFYKDAGKFVAFLAILAALGTTYSIIILIKNKVPLGQIITRALDIVTVVVPPALPAAMTVGAIYAQTRLKQDGIFCISPPRINLSGKVHLVCFDKTGTLTEDGLDVWGVVPQDNNCFLPLVCEPYGLAPGPLLHCLASCHSISLLGGQPVGDPLDLKMLESTGWTQEEIEDPEGEAGVAQLFGTRAQVLMKPPEQEKEPHSRDSPRPLAVLRRFAFSSSLQRMSVLVRPPGVGPTEAYMKGAPETVASLCTQASVPADFSPTLRRFTSDGFRVLGLAHKILAATRTFEDAQEATRDSVECEMTFLGLLVMKNVLKSETAPVIHLLRSAQIRTVMVTGDNMLTAVNVAKSSRMVEVEEQVVFANAAPPGQGQPAALKFIPAEPPEESYQREGGCFPKQNGCHFALNGKSFAVLCEHFPELLPKILVRATIFARMLPDQKTLLVQKLQDLSYCVAMCGDGANDCGALKAADVGISLSEAEASVASPFTSRTANIECVPVILREGRCSLVTSFGVFKYMALYSLVQFVSVLLLYTINTNLGDLQFLFFDLIITTTVAALMGKTAPAKHLGPQRPQGTLLSVVVLGSLLLQTGLIIAIQVISYFITVSQSWYVPLNKTVTAPHNLPNYENTVLFCISGFQYLTLAVAMSKGHPFRKPLYTNVVFLIALILLFGLMIWLTLYPLSFMKSWLQLKDISDLNFKAILLGMATLHFFLAFVLETGLDHGLLSSLRALRRKRSPKKLFKRLERELSHQQPPWPPFHEALFANSKISIASR, from the exons GTAGCCGTCGCCTCCAAGCAGGCCGCCCCTCTGTGTACAGGACCTTCCAGCCACACCCGCCCAAATCCTGTATG gACGTGTGCGGCTACCAAAGGAGGCCGTGGAAGGTTGCGCTCTGCCATGTCTTCTCGGTGCTCATGGTGGGCTTGCCGCTTGTCCTCTTTCACTGGAAACCACGGTTCGAAGTCCAGGCCAAATGCAGCCGTTGCCCACTTCGGAAGGCCGATTGGGTGGTGATCAGA GATCCCTTTGGTCAGTATTTCACAGCCAGGGTCCAAACAGAGGAGATGGAGGAAGGCAG CCTTGAGCACCAAAGAGATGACGGAAGAGGCAGCGTTGCTGTTGGAGTGACAGATGATGGCGAGGAAACCCGAGACACTGTTGGGCTCCACCAGGAGGCA AAAAACATCCTTCGATACTATCTCTTTGAAGGTTTGCGCTACATCTGGATTGAGAAATGGCAGGTGTTTTGCAAGGCCAG TGTGTTAAATGATAACTGGACATGTTCAGATATCCACCTCTCGCACTGTGGGCTGAGTATCGAAGAACAGGTTGCACG GAGAAAGCTCTATGGACCAAATTTAATTGATGTCCCAGTGAAGCCTTACATCCAGCTGCTGAGGGATGAG ATTTTGAACCCATTCTACATCTTCCAGATATTCAGTATCATCCTGTGGTTGTGTGAAGAATACTACTCCTATGCCAGTTGCATCTTGGTCATCTCCGCCTTCTCCATAGGGATCTCTCTCTACCAGACAAGGAAG CAAACGGTCACCCTAAGGAACATGGTGAAGATGTCTGTCTGTGTGAGGATCTGCAGAGCTCCCGGGG aggAAGTGTCGGTGAGTTCCATAGACCTTGTGCCTGGTGACTGCTTTGTGGTGCCCGTGGATGGGTTGCTGGTTCCTTGCGATGCCGTCTTGATCTCCGGTGAATGCCTGGTCAACGAAAGCATGCTTACTG gaGAGAGCGTGCCGCTGACGAAGACCCCTCTGCCCAAAGGCGCCCCGGCAGCCAGCCCCGTCTACTCCCCTGAGGAGCACAAGCGCCACACCCTCTTCTGTGGGACTCAGGTCCTCCAGGCCCGCTCCTACCTAGGTGCTGAGGTGCTGGCCGTGGTAACTCGGACAG GCTTCTTCACAGCTAAAGGAGACCTCATCAGCTCTATGCTTTTCCCCAAGCCagtgcattttaaattttataagGATGCAGGGAAGTTTGTTGCCTTCCTTGCCATCTTGG CTGCTCTTGGTACTACCTACAGCATTATCATCTTAATTAAAAACAAG GTTCCCCTTGGGCAGATTATCACCCGCGCCTTGGACATTGTGACCGTGGTGGTGCCTCCTGCTTTGCCGGCTGCAATGACCGTTGGCGCCATCTACGCCCAGACACGCCTGAAGCAGGATGGCATCTTCTGCATCAGCCCTCCCCGGATCAACCTTTCTGGGAAAGTTCACCTGGTCTGCTTTGATAAG ACAGGGACCCTAACGGAGGACGGACTGGATGTCTGGGGCGTCGTCCCCCAGGATAATAACTGCTTCCTCCCCCTCGTCTGTGAGCCGTACGGCCTGGCACCGGGGCCCCTCCTCCATTGCCTGGCCTCCTGCCACTCCATCTCCCTGCTTGGGGGTCAGCCTGTTGGGGACCCTCTTGACCTCAAGATGCTGGAATCCACTGGATGG ACCCAGGAGGAGATTGAAGATCCAGAAGGGGAGGCAGGAGTGGCCCAGCTTTTTGGGACAAGAGCCCAGGTCTTGATGAAGCCCCCAGAGCAGGAAAAGGAGCCTCACAGCAGG GACTCCCCACGACCCCTGGCTGTTCTGCGCCGCTTcgccttttcctcctcccttcaAAGAATGAGCGTGCTGGTGAGACCCCCAGGCGTTGGCCCCACGGAGGCCTACATGAAAGGAGCCCCAGAGACGGTGGCCAGTCTCTGCACGCAAGCATCAG TCCCTGCAGATTTCTCCCCGACCCTGCGACGTTTTACCAGTGACGGGTTCCGTGTTCTGGGCCTGGCCCACAAGATCTTGGCTGCCACCAGGACTTTCGAAGATGCCCAGGAAGCAACAAG GGACTCTGTGGAGTGTGAGATGACCTTCCTTGGGCTTCTGGTGATGAAAAACGTCCTCAAATCAGAAACGGCTCCTGTGATCCACTTGCTGCGCAGCGCTCAGATCCGGACAGTCATGGTCACAG GGGACAACATGCTCACTGCTGTGAACGTGGCCAAGAGCAGCCGgatggtggaggtggaggagcaggtGGTCTTTGCCAATGCAGCCCCTCCTGGCCAGGGTCAGCCAGCGGCACTCAAGTTCATCCCTGCTGAGCCGCCAGAG GAGTCATACCAGCGGGAAGGCGGCTGCTTCCCAAAGCAGAACGGGTGCCACTTCGCCTTGAATGGAAAGTCCTTCGCTGTGCTTTGTGAGCACTTCCCAGAACTCCTGCCGAAG ATACTAGTCCGGGCCACCATTTTTGCCCGGATGCTTCCTGATCAAAAAACACTCTTAGTTCAGAAATTGCAAGACTTGAG CTACTGTGTGGCCATGTGTGGAGACGGTGCCAACGACTGTGGGGCACTGAAAGCGGCTGATGTGGGGATCTCCCTCTCCGAAGCGGAGGCCTCTGTCGCATCCCCCTTCACTTCCAGAACAGCCAACATTGAGTGTGTCCCAGTCATCCTACG GGAAGGGAGATGTTCCTTGGTCACCTCTTTTGGAGTTTTCAAGTACATGGCCCTCTACAGCCTTGTCCAGTTTGTCTCGGTGCTCCTACTCTATACG ATTAACACCAACCTCGGCGATCTGCAGTTCTTATTCTTCGACCTGATCATCACGACCACCGTGGCTGCCCTGATGGGCAAGACGGCCCCCGCGAAGCACCTGGGCCCCCAGCGCCCACAAGGCACTCTCCTCAGCGTGGTTGTCCTGGGCAGCCTTCTCCTGCAGACGGGGCTCATCATTGCCATCCAGGTCATCAGCTACTTCATCACCGTCTCCCAGTCCTG GTATGTTCCACTCAACAAGACGGTGACAGCCCCTCACAACCTCCCCAATTATGAAAACACCGTACTGTTCTGCATCTCAGGATTTCAGTATCTCACCCTAGCTGTGGCCATGTCAAAAGGCCACCCCTTCCGCAAGCCACTCTACACAAATG TGGTGTTCTTAATCGCCTTGATACTTCTTTTTGGCCTCATGATCTGGCTCACCCTCTACCCACTGAGTTTCATGAAAAGCTGGTTACAACTGAAGGACATCAGTGACCTCAACTTCAAGGCGATCTTGCTTGGGATGGCCACGCTCCACTTCTTCTTGGCCTTTGTGCTGGAG ACTGGTTTGGACCATGGCCTGCTCAGCAGTTTACGGGCGCTGCGGCGTAAGAGGTCACCCAAGAAGCTCTTCAAGAGGCTGGAACGAGAGTTGAGCCACCAGCAGCCCCCTTGGCCACCCTTCCATGAAGCCCTCTTTGCCAACAGCAAAATTTCCATTGCTTCCAGATGA
- the ATP13A2 gene encoding polyamine-transporting ATPase 13A2 isoform X3 has product MSSGSRRLQAGRPSVYRTFQPHPPKSCMDVCGYQRRPWKVALCHVFSVLMVGLPLVLFHWKPRFEVQAKCSRCPLRKADWVVIRDPFGQYFTARVQTEEMEEGSLEHQRDDGRGSVAVGVTDDGEETRDTVGLHQEAKNILRYYLFEGLRYIWIEKWQVFCKASVLNDNWTCSDIHLSHCGLSIEEQVARLTLLMLSTFSRRKLYGPNLIDVPVKPYIQLLRDEILNPFYIFQIFSIILWLCEEYYSYASCILVISAFSIGISLYQTRKQTVTLRNMVKMSVCVRICRAPGEEVSVSSIDLVPGDCFVVPVDGLLVPCDAVLISGECLVNESMLTGESVPLTKTPLPKGAPAASPVYSPEEHKRHTLFCGTQVLQARSYLGAEVLAVVTRTGFFTAKGDLISSMLFPKPVHFKFYKDAGKFVAFLAILAALGTTYSIIILIKNKVPLGQIITRALDIVTVVVPPALPAAMTVGAIYAQTRLKQDGIFCISPPRINLSGKVHLVCFDKTQEEIEDPEGEAGVAQLFGTRAQVLMKPPEQEKEPHSRDSPRPLAVLRRFAFSSSLQRMSVLVRPPGVGPTEAYMKGAPETVASLCTQASVPADFSPTLRRFTSDGFRVLGLAHKILAATRTFEDAQEATRDSVECEMTFLGLLVMKNVLKSETAPVIHLLRSAQIRTVMVTGDNMLTAVNVAKSSRMVEVEEQVVFANAAPPGQGQPAALKFIPAEPPEESYQREGGCFPKQNGCHFALNGKSFAVLCEHFPELLPKILVRATIFARMLPDQKTLLVQKLQDLSYCVAMCGDGANDCGALKAADVGISLSEAEASVASPFTSRTANIECVPVILREGRCSLVTSFGVFKYMALYSLVQFVSVLLLYTINTNLGDLQFLFFDLIITTTVAALMGKTAPAKHLGPQRPQGTLLSVVVLGSLLLQTGLIIAIQVISYFITVSQSWYVPLNKTVTAPHNLPNYENTVLFCISGFQYLTLAVAMSKGHPFRKPLYTNVVFLIALILLFGLMIWLTLYPLSFMKSWLQLKDISDLNFKAILLGMATLHFFLAFVLETGLDHGLLSSLRALRRKRSPKKLFKRLERELSHQQPPWPPFHEALFANSKISIASR; this is encoded by the exons GTAGCCGTCGCCTCCAAGCAGGCCGCCCCTCTGTGTACAGGACCTTCCAGCCACACCCGCCCAAATCCTGTATG gACGTGTGCGGCTACCAAAGGAGGCCGTGGAAGGTTGCGCTCTGCCATGTCTTCTCGGTGCTCATGGTGGGCTTGCCGCTTGTCCTCTTTCACTGGAAACCACGGTTCGAAGTCCAGGCCAAATGCAGCCGTTGCCCACTTCGGAAGGCCGATTGGGTGGTGATCAGA GATCCCTTTGGTCAGTATTTCACAGCCAGGGTCCAAACAGAGGAGATGGAGGAAGGCAG CCTTGAGCACCAAAGAGATGACGGAAGAGGCAGCGTTGCTGTTGGAGTGACAGATGATGGCGAGGAAACCCGAGACACTGTTGGGCTCCACCAGGAGGCA AAAAACATCCTTCGATACTATCTCTTTGAAGGTTTGCGCTACATCTGGATTGAGAAATGGCAGGTGTTTTGCAAGGCCAG TGTGTTAAATGATAACTGGACATGTTCAGATATCCACCTCTCGCACTGTGGGCTGAGTATCGAAGAACAGGTTGCACG CCTAACCCTCCTCATGCTCTCCACCTTTTCCAGGAGAAAGCTCTATGGACCAAATTTAATTGATGTCCCAGTGAAGCCTTACATCCAGCTGCTGAGGGATGAG ATTTTGAACCCATTCTACATCTTCCAGATATTCAGTATCATCCTGTGGTTGTGTGAAGAATACTACTCCTATGCCAGTTGCATCTTGGTCATCTCCGCCTTCTCCATAGGGATCTCTCTCTACCAGACAAGGAAG CAAACGGTCACCCTAAGGAACATGGTGAAGATGTCTGTCTGTGTGAGGATCTGCAGAGCTCCCGGGG aggAAGTGTCGGTGAGTTCCATAGACCTTGTGCCTGGTGACTGCTTTGTGGTGCCCGTGGATGGGTTGCTGGTTCCTTGCGATGCCGTCTTGATCTCCGGTGAATGCCTGGTCAACGAAAGCATGCTTACTG gaGAGAGCGTGCCGCTGACGAAGACCCCTCTGCCCAAAGGCGCCCCGGCAGCCAGCCCCGTCTACTCCCCTGAGGAGCACAAGCGCCACACCCTCTTCTGTGGGACTCAGGTCCTCCAGGCCCGCTCCTACCTAGGTGCTGAGGTGCTGGCCGTGGTAACTCGGACAG GCTTCTTCACAGCTAAAGGAGACCTCATCAGCTCTATGCTTTTCCCCAAGCCagtgcattttaaattttataagGATGCAGGGAAGTTTGTTGCCTTCCTTGCCATCTTGG CTGCTCTTGGTACTACCTACAGCATTATCATCTTAATTAAAAACAAG GTTCCCCTTGGGCAGATTATCACCCGCGCCTTGGACATTGTGACCGTGGTGGTGCCTCCTGCTTTGCCGGCTGCAATGACCGTTGGCGCCATCTACGCCCAGACACGCCTGAAGCAGGATGGCATCTTCTGCATCAGCCCTCCCCGGATCAACCTTTCTGGGAAAGTTCACCTGGTCTGCTTTGATAAG ACCCAGGAGGAGATTGAAGATCCAGAAGGGGAGGCAGGAGTGGCCCAGCTTTTTGGGACAAGAGCCCAGGTCTTGATGAAGCCCCCAGAGCAGGAAAAGGAGCCTCACAGCAGG GACTCCCCACGACCCCTGGCTGTTCTGCGCCGCTTcgccttttcctcctcccttcaAAGAATGAGCGTGCTGGTGAGACCCCCAGGCGTTGGCCCCACGGAGGCCTACATGAAAGGAGCCCCAGAGACGGTGGCCAGTCTCTGCACGCAAGCATCAG TCCCTGCAGATTTCTCCCCGACCCTGCGACGTTTTACCAGTGACGGGTTCCGTGTTCTGGGCCTGGCCCACAAGATCTTGGCTGCCACCAGGACTTTCGAAGATGCCCAGGAAGCAACAAG GGACTCTGTGGAGTGTGAGATGACCTTCCTTGGGCTTCTGGTGATGAAAAACGTCCTCAAATCAGAAACGGCTCCTGTGATCCACTTGCTGCGCAGCGCTCAGATCCGGACAGTCATGGTCACAG GGGACAACATGCTCACTGCTGTGAACGTGGCCAAGAGCAGCCGgatggtggaggtggaggagcaggtGGTCTTTGCCAATGCAGCCCCTCCTGGCCAGGGTCAGCCAGCGGCACTCAAGTTCATCCCTGCTGAGCCGCCAGAG GAGTCATACCAGCGGGAAGGCGGCTGCTTCCCAAAGCAGAACGGGTGCCACTTCGCCTTGAATGGAAAGTCCTTCGCTGTGCTTTGTGAGCACTTCCCAGAACTCCTGCCGAAG ATACTAGTCCGGGCCACCATTTTTGCCCGGATGCTTCCTGATCAAAAAACACTCTTAGTTCAGAAATTGCAAGACTTGAG CTACTGTGTGGCCATGTGTGGAGACGGTGCCAACGACTGTGGGGCACTGAAAGCGGCTGATGTGGGGATCTCCCTCTCCGAAGCGGAGGCCTCTGTCGCATCCCCCTTCACTTCCAGAACAGCCAACATTGAGTGTGTCCCAGTCATCCTACG GGAAGGGAGATGTTCCTTGGTCACCTCTTTTGGAGTTTTCAAGTACATGGCCCTCTACAGCCTTGTCCAGTTTGTCTCGGTGCTCCTACTCTATACG ATTAACACCAACCTCGGCGATCTGCAGTTCTTATTCTTCGACCTGATCATCACGACCACCGTGGCTGCCCTGATGGGCAAGACGGCCCCCGCGAAGCACCTGGGCCCCCAGCGCCCACAAGGCACTCTCCTCAGCGTGGTTGTCCTGGGCAGCCTTCTCCTGCAGACGGGGCTCATCATTGCCATCCAGGTCATCAGCTACTTCATCACCGTCTCCCAGTCCTG GTATGTTCCACTCAACAAGACGGTGACAGCCCCTCACAACCTCCCCAATTATGAAAACACCGTACTGTTCTGCATCTCAGGATTTCAGTATCTCACCCTAGCTGTGGCCATGTCAAAAGGCCACCCCTTCCGCAAGCCACTCTACACAAATG TGGTGTTCTTAATCGCCTTGATACTTCTTTTTGGCCTCATGATCTGGCTCACCCTCTACCCACTGAGTTTCATGAAAAGCTGGTTACAACTGAAGGACATCAGTGACCTCAACTTCAAGGCGATCTTGCTTGGGATGGCCACGCTCCACTTCTTCTTGGCCTTTGTGCTGGAG ACTGGTTTGGACCATGGCCTGCTCAGCAGTTTACGGGCGCTGCGGCGTAAGAGGTCACCCAAGAAGCTCTTCAAGAGGCTGGAACGAGAGTTGAGCCACCAGCAGCCCCCTTGGCCACCCTTCCATGAAGCCCTCTTTGCCAACAGCAAAATTTCCATTGCTTCCAGATGA